The genomic window GACGGTCCAGGCGAAGACCTTGTAGCCGCGTTTGTGGAACTCCTTGACCATATCGGCGGTGAGGTCCTTGAACTGCCAGCCGACCAGCTTGGCCCCGGAGGCTTGGAGTTGGGTCCACTTCTTGTCGTCCATTGCCTTCTCGCCCAGAGCGCCGAGGGTCTGGGTGGGTTGGAGCTTATGCAGATCTTCGAGGAACTTCCAATCGAAAGCCTGAACGATCAGCTTGTCGATCATGTTTTTCTCTCTGAGGATTTTGGCGTAGGACTGGGCGGTTCCGGCCTTGCGTTCCAGGAGCGTCTTGGATTGTGCCTGGATGGTGTCCAAGGCGGCGGCCAAGGTGGGCAGTCGTTCGCCGGCGTACTTTTCGTTGAACCAGCGGCCGGCATCGAGCCTTGCCAGGTCCTGGTCGGAGATCTCCTTGAGGGGCACTTTTTTCCGGCCGAACAGCTTCACGGCGTCGGTGGTCCGGTCGAGGGTGCTGTCGTGGAGGCAGTAGAGTGTTCCGTCGGCCGAGGGTTGGGCGTCGAGCTCGACGTAGTTGGCTTTGGCGGCGATGGCGC from Phycisphaerae bacterium includes these protein-coding regions:
- a CDS encoding glycerophosphodiester phosphodiesterase, which produces MKPPKRSFHIVLLSLCSCCACNAAPRITVIAHRGDSKVAPENTLSAFRSAIAAKANYVELDAQPSADGTLYCLHDSTLDRTTDAVKLFGRKKVPLKEISDQDLARLDAGRWFNEKYAGERLPTLAAALDTIQAQSKTLLERKAGTAQSYAKILREKNMIDKLIVQAFDWKFLEDLHKLQPTQTLGALGEKAMDDKKWTQLQASGAKLVGWQFKDLTADMVKEFHKRGYKVFAWTVDEPADWQRLIDWGVEGIITNRPGPLNKMLHKARLFKPVARQTKS